Proteins from a genomic interval of Bradyrhizobium sp. CCBAU 53340:
- a CDS encoding diguanylate cyclase, giving the protein MESSFDDPDYDYAASIAGRAMRSMEEQRIPLTPTNFAIWFQYYADGHDDLRNAVDLLIDHNRPFDSRTNQDLFETYIAPHVSAVVVDTSERLHALMAAAKEFLATAIADNRSQMQVISEVADQGQASVDPKALVAQLMNELARAATRATRLEAGFAEKTRELDVIRDSLSKSEERAKTDTLTGLANRRALDEFLRKAQATANWGVLLLDIDHFKTFNDNFGHGVGDQVLRLMAKVLREKVRTQDLSARYGGEELIAVLPDADLAACIDIAERIRRAIAECTITRRSTGEVLPNITVSIGVAQYRVGEPIADLIERCDRALYLAKGGGRNRVVTENELDRADAAG; this is encoded by the coding sequence ATGGAATCCAGTTTCGACGATCCCGATTATGACTATGCCGCGTCCATCGCCGGACGGGCGATGCGAAGCATGGAAGAACAGCGGATTCCGCTGACGCCGACCAATTTCGCGATCTGGTTCCAGTATTACGCGGACGGCCATGACGATCTGCGCAATGCCGTCGACCTTCTGATCGACCACAACCGCCCCTTCGACTCCAGGACCAATCAGGACCTGTTCGAGACGTATATTGCGCCCCATGTGAGCGCCGTCGTGGTCGATACGTCCGAGCGGCTCCATGCCCTGATGGCAGCGGCGAAGGAGTTTCTGGCCACCGCGATCGCCGACAATCGCTCCCAGATGCAGGTGATCAGCGAAGTCGCCGACCAGGGCCAGGCCAGCGTCGATCCAAAGGCGCTGGTTGCCCAGCTCATGAACGAGCTGGCGCGGGCGGCCACAAGGGCGACGCGGCTCGAGGCCGGCTTTGCGGAAAAGACCCGCGAGCTCGACGTCATCAGAGATTCGCTCTCCAAATCCGAGGAGCGGGCGAAGACCGACACGCTGACGGGTCTTGCAAACCGGCGGGCGCTGGACGAATTCCTGCGCAAGGCGCAGGCGACGGCGAATTGGGGCGTGCTGCTGCTCGACATCGACCATTTCAAGACATTCAACGACAATTTCGGCCACGGCGTCGGCGACCAGGTGCTGCGTTTGATGGCCAAGGTGTTGCGCGAAAAGGTCCGCACACAGGATCTGTCGGCCCGCTATGGCGGCGAGGAGCTGATTGCGGTGCTGCCGGATGCCGATCTTGCGGCGTGCATCGATATCGCCGAGCGTATCAGGCGCGCGATCGCGGAGTGCACCATCACGCGACGCTCGACCGGCGAGGTGCTGCCGAACATCACGGTTTCAATCGGTGTGGCGCAATACCGGGTGGGTGAGCCGATCGCCGATTTGATCGAGCGCTGCGATCGCGCGCTCTACCTCGCCAAGGGCGGCGGCCGTAATCGCGTGGTGACGGAGAATGAGCTCGATCGCGCCGACGCTGCGGGCTAG
- a CDS encoding diguanylate cyclase domain-containing protein, with product MANVSFNRKRAKLKQVLGIRARLALLAVILVAPLMLERIRSLEDARTKQIAQATAEFTTVARHSADAQREVISSVETILKSEAFIRASAGGVSKSCDVLRASLPTSLPWIRTLLIAGQDGRIQCATNNMYVGLDLSDRPYFQQAQETGRFVLSDFILSRPVQSPTVMAVYPVSAFSGVADAVVLATVNLDWMSKVMNNLGGRAGISAVLVDSAGTVLAAPADQHSAVGRPLDNMPLMSAIADMALRSDQDEGSLSFLAADGSRRAVSFIRIAGTNSRLITSIDEDKVSAAVNRDIRTAYLQLAFVVVFVLLGALIAAEKLVIKPIEMLADMAKRLGEGNLSARAARKSLPSEFVPLARAFNAMAAQLSQRERELIASNDRLTVMASIDMLSGLANRRGFQSRLDFEWMRAQQYGSELALLMIDVDHFKLFNDTYGHLEGDSCLTRLGESLSGIAADTMGFAARYGGEEFCLLLPNTDVMRAVKIGEQVRAAVLQLCLPHITSAHMVVTVSIGVAATRPNEALRPGDLIEAADAALYAAKHRGRNNVVEHGVQAIESRTAAVVMVASA from the coding sequence ATGGCAAACGTCAGTTTCAACCGCAAACGGGCAAAACTCAAGCAGGTCCTGGGCATCAGGGCCCGGCTTGCATTGCTCGCGGTGATTCTGGTGGCGCCGTTGATGCTCGAGCGCATCCGCTCGCTCGAGGACGCCCGCACCAAACAGATCGCGCAAGCCACCGCCGAATTCACCACTGTAGCACGGCACAGCGCCGATGCGCAGCGCGAGGTGATCTCCTCGGTCGAAACCATCCTGAAATCGGAAGCCTTCATCCGCGCCTCCGCCGGCGGCGTCAGCAAGAGCTGCGACGTGCTGCGCGCGAGCCTGCCGACGAGCCTGCCCTGGATCCGCACGCTGCTGATCGCCGGCCAGGACGGCCGCATCCAGTGCGCAACCAACAACATGTATGTCGGCCTCGACCTCTCCGACCGGCCCTATTTCCAGCAGGCGCAGGAGACCGGCCGCTTCGTGCTGTCCGACTTCATCCTGTCACGGCCGGTGCAGTCGCCGACGGTCATGGCGGTCTATCCGGTCTCCGCCTTCAGCGGCGTTGCCGACGCGGTCGTGCTCGCAACCGTCAATCTCGACTGGATGTCGAAGGTGATGAATAATCTGGGCGGCCGCGCCGGCATCTCGGCGGTGCTGGTCGACAGCGCCGGCACCGTGCTGGCCGCGCCCGCCGACCAGCACAGCGCGGTCGGTCGTCCCCTCGACAACATGCCGCTGATGTCTGCGATCGCCGACATGGCCCTGCGCTCCGACCAGGACGAAGGCTCGCTGTCGTTCCTCGCCGCCGATGGATCGCGGCGCGCCGTCAGCTTCATCCGCATCGCAGGCACCAATTCCCGCCTGATCACCAGCATCGACGAGGACAAGGTGTCCGCCGCGGTGAACCGCGACATCCGCACCGCCTATCTGCAGCTCGCCTTCGTCGTCGTGTTCGTGCTGCTCGGCGCGCTGATCGCCGCCGAGAAGCTCGTGATCAAGCCGATCGAGATGCTCGCCGACATGGCCAAGCGTCTCGGCGAAGGCAATCTGTCGGCCCGCGCCGCGCGCAAGAGCCTGCCATCCGAATTCGTACCGCTGGCGCGCGCGTTCAACGCAATGGCCGCCCAGCTCAGCCAACGCGAGCGCGAGCTGATCGCGAGCAACGATCGCCTGACGGTGATGGCCTCGATCGACATGCTGTCGGGACTTGCCAACCGCCGCGGCTTCCAAAGCCGGCTCGACTTCGAATGGATGCGCGCGCAGCAATATGGCAGCGAACTCGCGCTTCTGATGATCGACGTCGATCATTTCAAGCTGTTCAACGACACCTACGGCCATCTCGAAGGCGATTCCTGCCTGACCCGGCTCGGCGAGTCGCTCTCCGGCATCGCCGCCGACACGATGGGCTTTGCCGCGCGCTATGGCGGCGAGGAGTTCTGCCTGCTGCTGCCGAACACCGACGTGATGCGCGCCGTGAAGATCGGCGAGCAGGTCCGTGCGGCCGTGCTGCAGCTCTGCCTGCCGCACATTACCTCGGCCCACATGGTGGTCACGGTGTCGATCGGCGTCGCGGCGACGCGGCCCAACGAGGCCTTGCGTCCGGGCGACCTGATCGAAGCCGCCGACGCCGCGCTCTACGCCGCCAAGCATCGCGGCCGCAACAATGTCGTCGAGCACGGCGTACAGGCGATCGAGAGCCGCACGGCAGCCGTGGTGATGGTGGCCAGCGCCTAG
- a CDS encoding YggS family pyridoxal phosphate-dependent enzyme, translating to MTDNNAAPVTGDSPNALAAVEAEIARACKDARRDRASVTLIAVSKAFAADAIIPVIDAGQRVFGENRVQEAKGKWPALTSRYPDIALHLIGPLQSNKAKEAVALFDAIHSVDRPSICQALAKEIESQNKHPQLFVQINTGEEPQKAGVAPGEADAFLASCRDTYGLTISGLMCIPPVDEPPAAHFALTAKIAARNGLQNLSMGMSADYATAIMLGATHVRVGSAIFGHR from the coding sequence ATGACAGACAACAATGCCGCGCCGGTAACCGGCGATTCACCAAATGCGCTCGCCGCGGTCGAGGCGGAAATCGCGCGTGCCTGCAAGGATGCGCGGCGCGATCGCGCTTCGGTAACGTTGATTGCCGTGTCGAAAGCTTTCGCGGCGGATGCAATTATCCCGGTTATCGACGCCGGACAGCGCGTGTTCGGCGAGAATCGCGTGCAGGAGGCCAAAGGCAAGTGGCCGGCGTTAACCTCCAGATACCCTGACATCGCACTGCATCTGATCGGGCCGTTGCAGTCCAACAAGGCGAAAGAGGCGGTGGCGCTGTTCGATGCCATCCATTCCGTCGACCGTCCGAGCATTTGCCAAGCGTTAGCCAAAGAAATCGAATCCCAGAACAAGCACCCGCAACTTTTCGTCCAGATCAACACTGGCGAGGAGCCGCAGAAGGCGGGCGTGGCGCCCGGCGAGGCCGACGCCTTCCTTGCAAGCTGCCGCGACACTTATGGCCTGACGATATCAGGCCTCATGTGCATCCCGCCAGTGGACGAGCCGCCGGCCGCGCATTTCGCGCTGACCGCGAAGATCGCGGCGCGCAACGGACTGCAGAATCTGTCGATGGGCATGAGCGCCGATTATGCGACCGCCATCATGTTGGGTGCCACGCATGTCCGCGTGGGAAGCGCGATCTTCGGGCATCGGTAG
- a CDS encoding 2-keto-4-pentenoate hydratase gives MLDKDQITAASRVLVQHWRNGSKLDALEARLRPQSRAEGYAVQAVLENQSPGKLFGWKIAATSEAGQKHINVSGPLAGRIMSDTVIADGGTASMKGNAMRVGEPEFCFRMGRDLAPRPSPFGVDEVLAAVDTLHPAIEIPDSRFVDFASAGEAQLIADNACAHLFVLGAATSANWRAMNLVEERPQITLRGERYIGHGKNVLGDPRVALAWLANELRELGITLRAGQVVTTGTCHPPLPIQAGDHLAADFGVLGKVSVRFA, from the coding sequence ATGCTCGACAAGGATCAGATCACGGCCGCTTCGCGCGTCCTCGTCCAACATTGGCGCAACGGCAGCAAGCTCGACGCCCTGGAGGCACGCTTGCGGCCGCAGAGCCGTGCCGAGGGTTACGCCGTGCAGGCCGTGCTCGAAAACCAATCGCCCGGCAAGCTGTTCGGCTGGAAGATCGCGGCAACGAGCGAAGCCGGGCAGAAGCACATCAATGTATCAGGACCGCTGGCCGGTCGCATCATGAGCGACACCGTGATCGCCGATGGCGGCACCGCGTCGATGAAGGGCAACGCGATGCGCGTCGGCGAGCCGGAATTCTGCTTCCGCATGGGACGCGATCTGGCGCCGCGGCCTTCGCCCTTTGGCGTCGATGAAGTGCTTGCCGCCGTCGACACCTTGCATCCCGCCATCGAAATTCCGGATTCGCGCTTCGTCGATTTCGCCAGTGCCGGCGAGGCGCAGCTAATCGCCGACAATGCCTGCGCGCATCTGTTCGTGCTGGGCGCGGCGACATCGGCGAATTGGCGCGCGATGAATCTCGTCGAGGAGCGGCCGCAGATCACGCTGCGCGGCGAGCGTTATATCGGTCACGGCAAGAACGTGCTCGGCGATCCCCGCGTCGCACTCGCCTGGCTCGCCAACGAACTGCGCGAGCTTGGCATTACACTGCGCGCAGGGCAGGTGGTGACCACAGGCACCTGCCATCCACCGCTGCCGATCCAGGCCGGCGACCATCTTGCCGCGGATTTTGGCGTGCTGGGGAAGGTGTCGGTGAGGTTCGCGTAA
- a CDS encoding L,D-transpeptidase codes for MKNKAVSVSYTRNRAAGPLSAIRVKAAAGNPRRGWLTAGSLTIPVALGRGGILANKREGDGGTPRGSFRPRQLWWRGDRHSRPKTFLPARIITGTDAWCEDPDDRHYNRWIRRGVGEGGDRLKRVDHLYDFIIEIDHNTRPRIAGRGSAVFLHLARDNFGPTAGCVSMTKSAMRHLLRLIGPGTKIIIG; via the coding sequence ATGAAAAACAAAGCTGTGTCAGTTAGTTACACCAGGAATCGGGCCGCCGGGCCGCTCTCCGCGATCCGCGTTAAGGCCGCCGCCGGAAATCCGCGCCGGGGCTGGCTGACCGCAGGCAGCCTGACAATTCCGGTGGCGCTGGGGCGCGGCGGTATTCTGGCCAACAAGCGCGAGGGCGATGGCGGCACCCCCAGAGGCAGCTTTCGGCCCCGGCAATTGTGGTGGCGGGGCGACAGGCACAGCCGTCCCAAGACGTTTCTGCCGGCGCGTATCATCACTGGCACGGACGCCTGGTGCGAAGACCCCGATGATCGCCACTACAACCGGTGGATCAGGCGCGGGGTGGGCGAGGGCGGCGACCGGCTCAAGCGCGTCGACCATCTCTATGACTTCATCATCGAGATCGATCATAACACGAGGCCGCGCATCGCCGGCCGTGGCAGCGCGGTCTTCCTGCATCTGGCGCGCGACAATTTCGGTCCGACCGCGGGCTGCGTCTCCATGACGAAATCCGCAATGCGACATCTGCTGCGGCTGATCGGACCAGGAACAAAAATCATCATCGGGTGA
- a CDS encoding response regulator transcription factor, whose protein sequence is MANARKILIVDDDTDLRDTLVEQLSLHEEFEASAVDTGAKGASAAKANAPDLVLMDVGLPDTDGREVVRSLRKGGFKAPIIMLTGHDTDSDTILGLESGANDYVAKPFRFAVLLARIRAQLRQHEASEDAVFSVGPYSFRPGSKMLTAANARKVRLTEKETAILRFLYRAGQMPVSRETLLQEVWGYNSGVTTHTLETHIYRLRQKIEKDAANPEILVTEAGGYKLVP, encoded by the coding sequence ATGGCCAATGCCCGCAAGATCCTGATCGTGGATGACGATACCGATCTGCGCGATACGTTGGTGGAGCAATTATCGCTACACGAAGAATTTGAAGCCTCCGCCGTTGATACCGGCGCCAAGGGCGCCAGCGCCGCAAAGGCCAACGCCCCCGATCTCGTCCTGATGGATGTCGGGCTCCCCGACACCGATGGCCGTGAAGTGGTCCGCTCCCTGCGCAAGGGTGGCTTCAAGGCGCCGATCATCATGCTGACGGGGCACGACACCGATTCCGACACGATTTTGGGCCTGGAATCCGGGGCCAACGACTATGTCGCAAAGCCCTTCCGCTTCGCCGTTCTGCTGGCCCGCATCCGCGCCCAGCTCCGCCAGCACGAGGCCAGCGAGGACGCGGTGTTCTCGGTCGGCCCCTACTCCTTCCGCCCCGGCTCCAAAATGCTGACCGCGGCCAATGCCCGCAAGGTCCGCCTCACCGAGAAGGAAACCGCGATCCTGCGCTTCCTCTACCGGGCCGGCCAGATGCCGGTCTCGCGCGAGACCCTGCTCCAGGAGGTCTGGGGCTACAATTCCGGCGTCACCACCCATACGCTGGAAACCCACATCTACCGCCTTCGCCAGAAGATCGAGAAGGACGCCGCCAACCCGGAGATCCTGGTCACGGAAGCCGGTGGCTACAAGCTGGTGCCGTGA
- a CDS encoding cyclic nucleotide-binding domain-containing protein, which produces MSIDDDVALLERVPTLRLLGDASLRMLAIGSEQRDFVRGDVLFNLGDDADAGFVVQRGAFRVDDGAGAEMIAGPGTLIGELALVVPMKRPSGAVALEHSSVIRVARSLFQRVLESDPAAAVRLRDEFAVRSSQIASDILIAGAKLST; this is translated from the coding sequence ATGTCAATCGACGATGACGTAGCGCTGCTTGAGCGTGTCCCGACACTGCGCCTGTTGGGAGACGCCTCGTTGCGCATGCTGGCGATCGGCTCCGAGCAGCGCGACTTCGTCCGCGGCGACGTCCTGTTCAATCTCGGTGATGATGCTGACGCCGGCTTCGTGGTCCAGCGTGGCGCCTTTCGCGTCGATGACGGCGCCGGTGCCGAGATGATCGCAGGCCCCGGCACGCTGATCGGCGAGCTCGCGCTGGTCGTGCCGATGAAGCGGCCGTCGGGCGCGGTTGCGCTGGAGCATTCCTCCGTCATCCGCGTCGCGCGCAGCCTGTTCCAGCGCGTGCTCGAAAGCGATCCTGCAGCCGCGGTCCGCCTGCGCGACGAGTTCGCGGTCCGCTCCAGCCAGATCGCCAGTGACATCTTGATCGCCGGCGCGAAGCTCAGCACGTAG
- the xth gene encoding exodeoxyribonuclease III, with protein sequence MRLSLTTWNINSVRLRIDLVAKFLKSARPDVLCLQETKCIDDAFPLKRFKRLGYEHVALNGQKGYHGVAIVSKIPFESTDIRTFCDKVDSRHISVSFGEKAAIAKPLVLHNFYVPAGGDIPDPALNEKFDHKLRFLDEMKACEPLHPRGEDRHILVGDLNVAPHENDVWSHKQLLKVVSHTPVETEKLKAALEAGEWVDVARDRIPMSEKVYTWWSYRSADWTVGDRGRRLDHIWVSRALKDAVQDFRILRDARSWERPSDHVPVTVTLDI encoded by the coding sequence ATGCGTCTTTCCCTGACAACCTGGAACATCAATTCGGTGCGGCTGCGCATCGACCTGGTCGCGAAGTTTCTCAAGAGCGCGCGGCCGGACGTGCTGTGTCTGCAGGAGACCAAGTGCATCGACGACGCCTTTCCGCTGAAGCGCTTCAAGCGCCTCGGTTACGAGCACGTCGCGCTGAACGGACAGAAGGGCTATCACGGCGTCGCTATCGTCTCGAAGATTCCGTTTGAATCCACTGATATCAGGACCTTCTGCGACAAGGTGGATTCGCGCCATATCTCGGTGTCGTTCGGCGAGAAGGCTGCAATCGCAAAGCCGCTGGTGCTGCATAATTTCTACGTGCCCGCCGGCGGCGACATTCCCGATCCCGCGCTCAACGAAAAATTCGACCACAAGCTGCGCTTCCTCGACGAGATGAAAGCGTGCGAGCCGCTGCATCCTCGTGGGGAAGACCGCCACATCCTGGTTGGCGATCTCAACGTCGCGCCGCACGAGAACGACGTGTGGTCGCACAAGCAGCTTCTGAAAGTCGTCTCGCACACGCCTGTTGAAACCGAGAAGCTGAAGGCGGCGCTCGAGGCCGGCGAATGGGTCGACGTCGCGCGCGACCGCATCCCGATGTCGGAAAAGGTCTATACGTGGTGGAGCTACCGCTCCGCCGACTGGACCGTCGGCGATCGCGGCCGGCGCCTCGACCACATCTGGGTGTCGCGCGCGCTGAAGGATGCGGTTCAGGATTTCAGGATTCTGCGCGATGCCCGCAGCTGGGAGCGGCCGTCGGACCATGTGCCCGTGACGGTGACGCTGGACATCTGA
- a CDS encoding outer membrane lipoprotein carrier protein LolA: protein MAGALLVTAAMVTAAAFAQNVPVPKPAPKGRDAAPPSGGPAFTGATQAPPNPVIPDPRRNVPSSIFQTFDDKQKAQAAKVSAYLSSLSTLVGNFVQVGPDGSKTQGDFYIQKPGKVRFEYDPPSPIDIIADGSSVVVRDRKLATQDVYPLSQTPLRFLLSDRIDLMKDTNVVNVTADDLFISVTIEEKQALVGTSRLLLMIGAKDGQLKQWTVTDPQGYDTTIAVYNLDAGKKLDPSMFKIDFTNYGPAPG, encoded by the coding sequence GTGGCGGGCGCGCTTCTCGTCACCGCCGCGATGGTGACCGCCGCGGCGTTTGCACAGAACGTGCCCGTGCCGAAGCCGGCGCCGAAGGGCCGTGACGCTGCCCCGCCGTCGGGCGGACCGGCGTTCACCGGCGCAACGCAGGCGCCGCCGAACCCGGTCATTCCCGATCCGCGCCGCAACGTGCCGAGCAGCATCTTCCAGACCTTCGACGACAAGCAGAAGGCGCAGGCCGCCAAGGTCAGCGCCTATCTGTCCTCGCTGTCGACGCTGGTCGGAAATTTCGTCCAGGTCGGACCCGACGGCAGCAAGACGCAGGGCGATTTCTACATCCAGAAGCCGGGCAAGGTCCGCTTCGAATATGATCCGCCGAGCCCGATCGACATCATCGCCGACGGATCGTCGGTCGTGGTGCGCGACCGCAAGCTCGCGACGCAGGATGTCTATCCGCTGTCGCAGACGCCGCTGCGCTTCCTGCTGTCGGATCGTATCGATCTGATGAAGGATACCAACGTCGTCAACGTCACCGCAGACGATCTCTTCATCAGCGTCACCATCGAGGAGAAGCAGGCGCTGGTCGGCACCAGCCGCCTGCTGCTGATGATCGGCGCCAAGGACGGCCAGCTCAAGCAATGGACCGTCACCGACCCGCAGGGCTACGACACCACGATTGCGGTCTACAATCTCGATGCGGGCAAGAAGCTCGATCCGAGCATGTTCAAGATCGACTTCACCAATTACGGCCCGGCGCCGGGATAG
- a CDS encoding DNA translocase FtsK, which translates to MSMSAIERVIPLVGHLPPSIREGLARRMRELTGLGLVTLAGAASAALMTWSVQDPSLSHATSRPIRNILGYAGAIGADLAMQILGLGAIMLILTVAVWGWRMMTHRPFDREALRLGCWILCTVIAAGFVSCWPHGGAWPLPTGLGGVVGDALVRAPAVIFGPPGAIYRIVLGAILFAALAATFLIACGLGARQHDDELAEIEDDDKPLDDDEEGDRGSVSLGWLFHALMSTKARLIWLLGAAYRSLVSSGPKAKAVSFSRQEPNLGGGRAAPPISPQSHDEDDEDAHEEEEEEEEEEEEEAPARASRKKAAPKAAAKKGSDKFDLPSVSMLAAPKAGDRQPLSKAELETNSRSLEGVLQDFGVRGEIVKANPGPVVTLYELEPAPGIKSSRVIGLADDIARSMSALSARVAVVPGRNAIGIELPNAHREKVYLRELLVAKEATDTVAKLPLCLGKTIGGDPVIIDLARTPHMLIAGTTGSGKSVAINTMILSLVYRLRPDQCRLIMVDPKMLELSVYDGIPHLLTPVVTDPKKAVVALKWAVREMEERYKNMAKLGVRNIDGYNTRLLELKAKGEEPTRTVHTGFDKETGKAIYEEEKLSLDPLPYIVIIVDEMADLMMVAGKDIEGAVQRLAQMARAAGLHVILATQRPSVDVITGTIKANFPTRIAFQVTSKIDSRTILGEMGAEQLLGQGDMLYMAGGGRISRVHGPFASDEEVEKVVRHLKTQGQPEYLEAVTAEEPSEDEDGGAVFDASGMGADGGGDLFQQAVAIVKRDRKASTSYIQRRLQIGYNRAASLMERMELEGIVGPANHAGKREILVEEEDSHM; encoded by the coding sequence ATGAGCATGTCGGCAATCGAACGTGTGATTCCTCTGGTCGGCCATCTACCGCCCTCGATCCGTGAGGGCCTGGCGCGGCGTATGCGCGAGCTCACGGGCCTCGGCCTGGTCACGCTGGCGGGCGCCGCGTCTGCCGCGCTGATGACCTGGTCGGTGCAGGACCCGAGCCTCAGCCACGCCACCTCGCGCCCGATCCGCAACATTCTCGGCTATGCCGGCGCCATCGGCGCCGACCTTGCGATGCAGATCCTCGGGCTCGGCGCGATCATGCTGATCCTGACGGTCGCGGTGTGGGGCTGGCGCATGATGACTCATCGCCCGTTCGACCGCGAGGCGCTGCGGCTCGGCTGCTGGATTCTCTGCACGGTGATCGCGGCCGGTTTTGTCAGCTGCTGGCCGCATGGCGGCGCCTGGCCGTTACCGACCGGGCTCGGCGGGGTGGTCGGCGATGCGCTGGTGCGAGCGCCCGCGGTGATCTTCGGGCCGCCCGGCGCGATCTATCGCATCGTGCTCGGCGCCATCCTGTTCGCCGCGCTGGCCGCGACCTTCCTGATCGCCTGCGGGCTCGGCGCGCGCCAGCATGACGACGAGCTCGCGGAGATCGAGGACGACGACAAGCCGCTCGACGACGACGAGGAGGGCGATCGCGGCTCGGTGTCGCTGGGCTGGTTGTTCCACGCGCTGATGAGCACGAAAGCGCGGCTGATCTGGCTGCTCGGTGCAGCCTATCGCTCGCTGGTCTCGAGCGGACCGAAGGCCAAGGCGGTCTCGTTCAGCCGGCAGGAGCCCAATCTCGGCGGCGGCCGCGCCGCGCCCCCGATCTCGCCGCAGTCCCACGACGAGGACGACGAGGACGCGCACGAAGAGGAAGAAGAAGAGGAGGAAGAGGAAGAAGAAGAGGCGCCCGCGCGCGCATCGCGCAAGAAGGCTGCGCCGAAGGCGGCGGCCAAGAAGGGCTCCGACAAGTTCGATCTTCCCTCCGTCTCCATGCTGGCCGCGCCGAAGGCCGGCGACCGCCAGCCGCTCAGCAAGGCCGAGCTCGAGACCAATTCGCGCTCGCTCGAAGGCGTGCTGCAGGATTTCGGCGTGCGCGGCGAGATCGTGAAGGCCAATCCCGGTCCCGTGGTCACGCTGTACGAGCTGGAGCCGGCGCCCGGCATCAAATCCTCGCGCGTGATCGGACTTGCCGACGATATCGCCCGCTCGATGAGCGCGCTGTCGGCGCGCGTCGCGGTCGTGCCCGGCCGCAACGCCATCGGCATCGAGCTGCCGAACGCGCATCGCGAAAAGGTCTATTTGCGCGAATTGCTGGTGGCGAAGGAGGCCACCGACACGGTCGCGAAGCTGCCGCTCTGCCTCGGCAAGACCATCGGCGGCGACCCCGTCATCATCGACCTTGCCCGCACCCCGCACATGCTGATCGCCGGTACCACCGGCTCGGGCAAATCGGTCGCGATCAACACCATGATCCTCAGCCTGGTCTACCGGCTGCGGCCCGACCAGTGCCGCCTGATCATGGTCGATCCGAAGATGCTCGAACTCTCCGTCTATGACGGCATTCCCCATCTGCTCACGCCCGTCGTGACCGACCCGAAGAAGGCGGTGGTGGCGCTGAAATGGGCCGTGCGCGAGATGGAAGAGCGCTACAAGAACATGGCCAAGCTCGGTGTGCGCAACATCGACGGCTACAACACGCGCCTGCTCGAATTGAAGGCCAAGGGCGAAGAGCCGACGCGCACCGTGCATACCGGCTTCGACAAGGAGACCGGCAAGGCGATCTACGAGGAAGAGAAGCTCTCGCTCGATCCGCTGCCCTACATCGTCATCATCGTCGACGAAATGGCCGACCTGATGATGGTCGCCGGCAAAGATATCGAAGGCGCCGTGCAGCGCCTCGCGCAGATGGCGCGCGCTGCCGGCCTGCATGTGATTCTGGCGACACAGCGTCCGTCGGTGGACGTCATCACCGGCACCATCAAGGCGAACTTCCCGACCCGCATCGCCTTCCAGGTCACTTCAAAAATCGACAGCCGCACCATCCTGGGCGAGATGGGCGCCGAGCAGCTGCTCGGCCAGGGCGACATGCTCTACATGGCCGGCGGCGGCCGCATCAGCCGCGTGCACGGACCATTTGCTTCCGACGAGGAAGTCGAGAAGGTGGTGCGCCACCTCAAGACACAGGGCCAGCCCGAATATCTGGAAGCGGTCACGGCCGAAGAGCCGAGCGAGGACGAAGACGGCGGCGCCGTGTTCGACGCCAGCGGCATGGGTGCGGATGGTGGCGGCGATCTGTTCCAGCAGGCCGTTGCCATCGTCAAACGCGATCGCAAGGCCTCGACCAGCTACATCCAGCGCCGCCTGCAAATCGGCTATAACCGCGCCGCATCGCTGATGGAGCGCATGGAACTGGAAGGGATCGTCGGTCCCGCCAACCACGCCGGCAAGCGCGAGATTCTGGTCGAGGAAGAAGACAGCCATATGTGA